A section of the Marmota flaviventris isolate mMarFla1 chromosome 19, mMarFla1.hap1, whole genome shotgun sequence genome encodes:
- the LOC114106091 gene encoding olfactory receptor 2AE1, producing the protein MWLRNQTSLSDFFLEGLFDDSPTHLFLFCLTLVVFLVALSSNTLTIFLICVDHGLHTPMYFLLSQLSLMDLMHVCTTIPKMATNYLSGSKSISFVGCATQHFLYLSLGGAECVLLALMSYDRYVAICHPLRYTVLMSRKVVLMMAVTSWLGASLNSLIHTVILMHFPFCGSRKIHHFYCEYPAVMKLVCVDVTVYETTAHISTIVLLLLPIILVSTSYGFILHSVIEMRSAGSKRNAFATCSSHFTVVSLWFGACIFSYMRPRSQRTPLQDKVGSVFYSIITPTLNPLIYTLRNKDVAKALRRVLKRDFISQ; encoded by the coding sequence ATGTGGCTGAGGAATCAGACGTCTCTGTCAGACTTCTTCCTTGAAGGGCTCTTTGATGACTCCCCAACCCaccttttccttttctgcctGACCTTGGTGGTCTTCCTTGTTGCACTGAGTAGCAACACCCTCACCATCTTCCTCATCTGTGTGGATCATGGGCTTCATACCCCCATGTACTTCCTGctcagccagctctccctcatGGACCTGATGCATGTCTGCACAACCATCCCCAAGATGGCTACCAACTACCTCTCTGGCAGCAAGTCCATCTCCTTTGTGGGCTGTGCCACCCAGCACTTCCTCTATTTGTCTCTGGGTGGTGCTGAGTGTGTTCTGCTAGCTCTCATGTCCTATGACAGGTATGTTGCCATCTGTCACCCTCTGCGTTACACTGTGCTCATGAGCAGGAAGGTGGTACTGATGATGGCTGTCACCTCATGGTTGGGTGCATCTCTGAACTCCCTAATTCACACAGTCATCTTGATGCACTTTCCTTTCTGTGGATCTCGGAAAATACACCACTTCTACTGTGAGTATCCAGCTGTCATGAAGTTGGTATGTGTTGACGTCACCGTCTATGAGACCACAGCGCACATCAGCACCATcgtgcttctcctcctccccatcaTCCTGGTTTCTACATCCTATGGCTTCATCCTGCACAGTGTCATTGAGATGCGTTCAGCTGGGAGTAAGAGAAATGCTTTTGCCACTTGCAGCTCCCACTTCACTGTGGTCTCTCTCTGGTTTGGTGCCTGCATCTTCTCATACATGAGGCCCAGGTCCCAGCGCACTCCACTGCAAGACAAAGTTGGTTCTGTGTTCTATAGCATCATTACTCCCACACTGAATCCTCTGATTTATACTCTCCGGAATAAGGATGTAGCTAAGGCTCTGAGGAGAGTGTTGAAGAGAGATTTTATCTCCCAATGA
- the LOC114083582 gene encoding olfactory receptor 2AE1-like, translated as MWLRNQTSLADFILEGLFDDSPTHLFLFCLTMVVYLVALSGNTLTILLICVDRGLHTPMYFLLSQLSLMDLMHVCTTIPKMATNYLSGSKSISFVGCATQHFLYLSLGGAECVLLALMPYDRYVAICHPLRYTVLMSRKVALMMALTSWLGASLNSLIHTVILMHFPFCGSRKIHHFYCEYPAVVKLVCGDVTVYETTVYICSIVFLLLPIILVSTSYGFILHSVIEMHSAGSKRNAFATCSSHFIVVSLWFGACIFSYMRPRSQRTPLQDKVGSVFYSIITPTLNPLIYTLRNKDVAKALRRVLRRGIITQ; from the coding sequence ATGTGGCTGAGGAATCAGACGTCTCTGGCAGACTTCATCCTTGAAGGGCTCTTCGATGACTCCCCGACCCaccttttccttttctgcctGACCATGGTGGTCTACCTTGTTGCACTGAGTGGCAATACCCTCACCATCCTCCTCATCTGTGTGGATCGTGGGcttcacacccccatgtacttcctgctcagccagctctccctcatGGACCTGATGCACGTCTGCACAACCATCCCCAAGATGGCTACCAACTACCTCTCTGGCAGCAAGTCCATCTCCTTCGTGGGCTGTGCCACCCAGCACTTCCTCTATTTGTCTCTGGGTGGCGCTGAGTGTGTTCTGCTAGCTCTCATGCCCTATGACAGGTATGTTGCCATCTGTCATCCTCTGCGTTACACTGTGCTCATGAGCAGGAAGGTGGCACTGATGATGGCCCTCACCTCATGGTTGGGGGCATCTCTGAACTCCCTAATTCACACAGTCATCTTGATGCACTTTCCCTTCTGTGGATCTCGGAAAATACACCACTTCTACTGTGAGTATCCAGCTGTTGTGAAGTTGGTATGTGGTGATGTCACCGTCTATGAGACCACAGTGTATATCTGTAGCATCgtgtttctcctcctccccatcaTCCTGGTTTCTACATCCTATGGCTTCATCCTGCACAGTGTCATTGAGATGCATTCAGCTGGGAGTAAGAGAAATGCTTTTGCCACTTGTAGCTCCCACTTCATTGTGGTCTCTCTCTGGTTTGGTGCCTGCATCTTCTCATACATGAGGCCCAGGTCCCAGCGCACTCCACTGCAAGACAAAGTTGGTTCTGTGTTCTATAGCATCATTACTCCCACACTGAATCCTCTGATTTATACTCTCCGGAATAAGGATGTAGCTAAGGCTCTGAGGAGAGTGTTGAGGAGAGGTATTATCACCCAATGA